In Enterococcus wangshanyuanii, the following are encoded in one genomic region:
- a CDS encoding Tn3 family transposase: MPVQIMSKEQKQSFGSYAGLPSDEQLVKYFHLDDYDKSIIKTLRNDSTKIGFAVQLGTVRFLGTFLSDLTNVPNEVIEYMAEQLSIESRMFSYYTRIPTIKQHALMIQELYSYRQFHDQAVLDYLEQWIYEGAWYSTEQTTLLADRFLNKCINEKIILPGLTTFERFISRIIDAVTKDIEQAIVNIPSKKEIERINQLTLFFMEGKTSLFTVKLDALREPLKEPSYYEIKRGFQRIKEFASFSVDFWDFSQIPKGKIKLYAEYTAKAKSQSIQRMPESRRLAYLVSFIAEYRSVAMDELLLALEKYFTSIINLAKKKEQQERLRSLKDLDNAAAMLSHIVEDLIDEQTPPEKLLDYVLELREKQEIVAAVSKVKRIVSSDKEPVAIKELLNSFSKFKRLLPDILAHIPFLVSDKDSPVAYIWSFLRDKGDLFLRYQDFEKIQDYLPTKWHNFIDKNQAYANKGIIIAAMELFIKGIKTHTVYVPYSHRYNDPLQNLIPKNVWNEQRKSFVNQLGLAEDGAIAVEDFKISLEMSYRETLKNWNNSNMARIEEKNGQTELIISPLKRQSLSKPRLIEEIHRNLPIVDLPEILLEVNQRLRLTECFSHLNENRSRMKELDISILAVLLAEACNIGLSPVAKKSTESLKNDRLSYVNQNYIRLDTLTAANNKVVDAYQKLALPYIWGTGDMASADGIRFTTPKKSLHSGRNPKYFGRGKGITYYNFLSDSYVGFHGMVISGTIRDSVYLLEGLLNQTSTLTPSQIMTDTAGYSDLVFGLFGILGFQFSPRIAKANETKIWRIDKNANYKILNEHSKNTINTTIIEQEWDDILRIAGSLKSGTVQASYLIRALQHQGNPTPLGRALIEVGKIFKTKHQLRYLSDEEYARNILEQLNKGESRHSLYRKICYGKNGRIYQSYFDGMENQLNALGLVANIIIYWNTLYMEKAIEQLQEANSENQIQEEVLQFSSPLVSEHINFMGKYSFKYNEQLNEGEFRPLGQ, encoded by the coding sequence ATGCCTGTACAGATAATGAGTAAAGAACAAAAACAGTCTTTTGGATCTTATGCGGGCCTTCCTTCCGATGAACAATTAGTGAAATACTTTCATTTGGACGATTATGACAAATCAATTATTAAAACTTTGCGAAACGATAGTACTAAAATTGGTTTTGCAGTACAGTTAGGGACTGTACGATTTTTAGGAACATTTCTTTCTGATTTAACAAATGTTCCTAATGAAGTAATAGAGTACATGGCAGAGCAGTTGTCTATTGAAAGTCGTATGTTCTCTTACTATACAAGAATTCCTACAATCAAGCAGCATGCACTCATGATTCAGGAACTATACTCTTACAGGCAGTTCCATGACCAAGCCGTTTTAGATTATTTAGAGCAGTGGATATATGAAGGTGCTTGGTATTCTACAGAGCAAACAACTCTTCTTGCTGATCGTTTCTTGAATAAGTGTATAAACGAAAAAATAATTCTCCCAGGTCTTACTACATTCGAACGGTTTATATCGCGCATTATAGACGCTGTAACCAAAGATATAGAGCAAGCAATTGTAAATATTCCTAGTAAGAAGGAAATTGAACGAATCAATCAATTGACGCTGTTTTTTATGGAAGGAAAAACGTCTTTGTTTACAGTAAAGTTGGACGCTTTAAGAGAACCTCTAAAAGAACCGTCTTATTATGAGATTAAACGTGGATTTCAAAGAATAAAAGAATTTGCTTCTTTTTCAGTTGATTTTTGGGATTTCAGCCAGATTCCTAAAGGGAAGATAAAATTATATGCTGAGTATACAGCTAAAGCCAAATCGCAAAGTATTCAGCGTATGCCTGAAAGTAGACGTTTAGCTTACCTAGTTTCATTTATTGCAGAGTATCGATCAGTTGCTATGGACGAATTATTATTAGCATTAGAAAAGTATTTTACTAGTATTATCAACCTTGCAAAGAAAAAGGAACAGCAAGAACGACTCCGATCACTAAAAGATTTGGACAATGCAGCAGCCATGCTGTCTCATATTGTAGAGGATCTGATTGACGAACAAACTCCACCTGAGAAGCTGTTAGATTATGTTTTAGAGCTACGCGAGAAACAAGAGATAGTAGCAGCTGTGTCAAAAGTAAAACGTATTGTGAGTTCGGATAAAGAACCTGTGGCAATCAAAGAATTATTAAACTCATTTTCAAAATTTAAAAGGTTACTTCCGGATATTCTTGCTCATATTCCTTTTTTAGTTAGTGATAAAGATAGTCCAGTAGCTTATATTTGGTCTTTTTTAAGAGATAAAGGAGATCTATTTCTTCGATATCAAGATTTTGAAAAAATACAAGACTATCTGCCAACCAAGTGGCATAATTTTATCGATAAAAATCAAGCATATGCTAATAAAGGAATCATAATTGCTGCTATGGAACTTTTTATAAAAGGCATAAAGACACATACTGTTTATGTCCCTTATAGTCATAGATATAATGATCCATTGCAAAATCTAATACCTAAAAATGTATGGAATGAGCAAAGAAAATCCTTTGTAAATCAGTTAGGTCTTGCAGAGGACGGAGCTATTGCTGTAGAAGATTTTAAAATCAGTTTAGAAATGTCTTATAGAGAAACACTAAAAAACTGGAATAATAGCAACATGGCTAGGATAGAGGAAAAAAATGGACAAACAGAATTGATTATTAGTCCGCTAAAAAGACAAAGTTTATCTAAACCACGTCTTATTGAGGAAATTCATAGAAATCTTCCCATTGTTGACCTTCCTGAAATATTATTAGAGGTAAATCAGCGACTAAGGCTTACAGAGTGTTTTTCACATTTAAATGAAAATCGATCGCGTATGAAAGAGCTGGATATAAGTATCTTAGCAGTGTTATTAGCTGAAGCGTGCAATATAGGGCTGTCACCCGTTGCTAAGAAGAGTACAGAAAGTTTAAAAAATGACCGCTTATCCTACGTCAATCAAAACTATATACGATTAGATACTTTAACAGCAGCCAATAATAAGGTCGTAGACGCCTATCAGAAACTTGCTTTACCTTATATATGGGGAACAGGAGATATGGCTTCAGCGGACGGTATACGCTTTACTACACCAAAGAAATCTCTACATTCAGGACGGAACCCTAAATATTTTGGTCGAGGTAAAGGGATCACATACTATAACTTTCTATCTGATTCCTATGTTGGATTTCATGGTATGGTTATTTCTGGGACGATTAGAGATTCAGTCTATTTGCTTGAAGGACTGTTAAATCAAACAAGTACATTAACACCTAGTCAGATAATGACTGATACTGCTGGATACAGTGATCTTGTATTTGGATTATTTGGAATACTAGGTTTTCAATTTAGCCCCCGAATAGCTAAAGCAAACGAAACAAAAATATGGAGAATAGACAAAAATGCTAATTACAAAATTCTGAACGAACATTCAAAAAATACTATAAATACAACAATTATAGAGCAAGAGTGGGATGATATCTTACGAATTGCAGGTTCTCTAAAATCAGGAACCGTCCAAGCCAGCTATCTTATTCGTGCTCTCCAACATCAAGGAAATCCTACTCCATTGGGGCGTGCATTAATTGAAGTTGGAAAAATATTTAAAACAAAACATCAACTCAGATATCTATCTGATGAAGAATACGCACGAAATATTCTAGAACAACTGAATAAAGGAGAATCTCGCCATAGCTTGTATAGAAAAATATGCTATGGTAAAAATGGACGAATCTATCAAAGCTATTTTGATGGTATGGAAAACCAATTAAACGCTTTAGGACTTGTTGCAAATATAATTATTTATTGGAACACGCTTTATATGGAAAAAGCTATAGAACAACTTCAGGAAGCTAATTCAGAGAACCAAATACAAGAAGAAGTTCTTCAATTCTCTTCCCCTCTAGTATCAGAACACATTAATTTCATGGGGAAATATTCTTTCAAATATAATGAGCAATTAAACGAAGGAGAATTTCGTCCCTTAGGACAATAA
- a CDS encoding replication initiation protein: protein MNEVTKYHNDLNTVVMRRWSKEEMNFFFAIIAKARENQTNILKFESAELKELTHFSGDYNQRWNDIMDRVTDKVAQLIYKERTTKKKVVMTLFKKFEVDFESQNVTISISDEFEYILNQLNANFTSFELEEFTQIRSTYAKTTYRILKQWRTQGIKEFKKEEFHELLDIPKSYAQSDINKRVLKPIQDELINYFKGLKVTLKKAKTRGNPIIGYCFTWQAEKTGEWINFDEAKKKKIPIRSEIVPEDILAAEKDDQERKKKLQEEFFQKAMKFRDRSFEVQAELFSEAREIDTYRMPNATQFLDTLATLMNFDLEKYWDQVLSDSTSEGENNG from the coding sequence TTGAACGAGGTTACTAAATATCACAACGACTTAAATACCGTAGTTATGAGACGATGGAGTAAAGAGGAAATGAATTTTTTCTTTGCTATAATAGCCAAAGCTAGGGAGAACCAAACAAATATATTGAAGTTTGAGTCAGCAGAACTGAAAGAATTGACTCATTTTTCTGGTGACTATAACCAGCGTTGGAATGATATCATGGATCGAGTAACTGATAAGGTAGCGCAACTAATCTATAAAGAACGCACAACTAAAAAGAAAGTTGTCATGACATTATTTAAGAAGTTTGAAGTAGACTTTGAAAGTCAAAATGTAACAATATCTATTTCCGATGAATTTGAATATATATTGAATCAACTCAACGCTAATTTTACTAGTTTTGAATTGGAAGAATTCACTCAAATCCGCTCTACATATGCAAAAACTACTTATAGAATACTAAAGCAATGGCGAACTCAAGGTATTAAAGAATTTAAAAAAGAAGAGTTTCATGAACTATTAGACATTCCCAAGTCTTATGCACAATCCGATATTAATAAACGAGTGTTGAAACCTATTCAAGATGAACTGATAAATTATTTTAAAGGGTTGAAAGTCACTCTAAAAAAGGCAAAAACCAGAGGGAATCCTATTATAGGTTATTGTTTTACTTGGCAAGCCGAAAAAACAGGAGAATGGATAAACTTTGATGAAGCTAAAAAGAAAAAAATTCCTATCCGCTCTGAAATAGTTCCTGAAGATATTCTTGCAGCTGAAAAAGATGACCAAGAAAGAAAGAAAAAACTTCAAGAAGAGTTTTTCCAAAAAGCAATGAAGTTCCGTGATCGCTCTTTTGAAGTACAAGCAGAGTTGTTCTCTGAAGCTAGAGAAATTGATACTTACAGAATGCCTAATGCTACACAATTTTTAGATACCTTAGCTACCCTTATGAATTTTGATTTAGAAAAATATTGGGATCAAGTTCTTAGCGATTCCACGTCTGAAGGTGAGAATAATGGCTGA
- a CDS encoding DUF4942 domain-containing protein: MRSQYWEKILKTDEFRKKLTRHGSSLITDKIDSATKLEITEENVLLLLTALMSNGYEVILDSCVEWFKKMTGNHQNEYSKNIHYYNGFKTNDAFKVNSKIIIPAYQASSYYETVSFGYGHPLEENFKHITHGMQDYMNDLITMFKLIKPDIPTTFTANDYGDLENEFLRFKVFKKGTIHIWFKDLETLDKFNLICGQKFGWVPSSEEMKQDPEALRFAKNEFPNIQNLLN; encoded by the coding sequence ATTCGCAGTCAGTATTGGGAGAAAATCCTAAAAACTGACGAGTTCCGCAAAAAATTAACACGGCATGGATCAAGTTTGATCACTGATAAAATTGATTCCGCCACTAAACTTGAAATCACGGAAGAAAATGTTCTTTTATTGCTCACTGCTTTAATGTCAAATGGATATGAGGTAATTCTTGATAGTTGTGTAGAATGGTTCAAAAAAATGACCGGCAATCACCAAAATGAATACAGCAAAAACATTCACTACTACAATGGATTCAAGACAAATGACGCCTTCAAGGTAAATTCAAAAATAATAATTCCTGCTTACCAAGCTTCATCTTATTATGAAACAGTATCATTCGGCTATGGTCATCCTTTAGAAGAAAACTTTAAGCATATAACACACGGAATGCAAGACTACATGAACGATCTAATAACCATGTTTAAACTGATCAAACCAGATATTCCAACAACTTTTACTGCGAATGACTACGGCGATTTAGAAAACGAATTTCTTCGTTTTAAAGTGTTCAAAAAAGGAACTATTCACATTTGGTTTAAAGACCTAGAAACACTTGATAAATTCAATCTAATATGTGGGCAAAAATTTGGTTGGGTTCCTTCATCTGAGGAAATGAAGCAAGATCCCGAAGCATTACGCTTTGCCAAAAATGAATTTCCAAATATTCAAAACTTGCTGAATTAA
- a CDS encoding DUF536 domain-containing protein translates to MADKTIKELADELGISKSYVDKIIRTLKLNTKLNKVGNKYVISKKQENLIKSKLSTDKTTTKSHTNSTTNSHTEVDFLREQLRVKNEEMNTMQRLLDQQQQLTLQSNKRIEQLEAQLQIGSETPEEKQSSAEEQPVPDPVPDKKWWHFLRRDS, encoded by the coding sequence ATGGCTGATAAAACCATAAAAGAACTTGCTGATGAATTAGGAATAAGTAAATCATACGTTGATAAAATAATTCGCACACTAAAATTGAATACAAAACTTAATAAAGTAGGCAATAAGTATGTGATTTCCAAAAAGCAAGAAAACCTTATAAAATCAAAGCTTTCTACTGATAAAACAACAACTAAATCGCATACTAATTCAACAACCAATTCGCACACTGAAGTTGATTTTTTACGTGAACAATTACGAGTAAAAAATGAAGAAATGAATACAATGCAGAGGCTGCTCGATCAACAACAACAACTCACCCTTCAGTCGAACAAGAGAATTGAGCAGCTGGAAGCTCAATTACAAATTGGATCTGAAACTCCTGAAGAAAAACAATCTTCAGCTGAAGAACAACCAGTTCCTGATCCAGTGCCGGACAAAAAGTGGTGGCATTTTCTTCGGAGAGATTCGTGA
- a CDS encoding recombinase family protein has protein sequence MLFGYARVSTKEQNLDRQIQKFNDLGIESRYIFVDKQSGAEFDRPQYQLLLHMLRSGDIVYLDSLDRLGRNYSGVIEEWKYITRKIKADIIVLENSELFDSRKFKTMGDIGLLLEDQFLSMLSYVADQERKKSKLRQTEGIEIAKSAGTVFGRPKLAITEEFKRQYFSWKNGEQTATDTINKLELSPSTFYRRVKEFEQEMAGD, from the coding sequence ATGCTTTTTGGCTATGCTAGAGTTTCCACTAAAGAACAAAATTTAGATCGACAAATACAGAAGTTTAATGATTTAGGTATTGAATCTCGTTATATATTTGTCGATAAACAATCAGGTGCTGAGTTTGATCGTCCACAGTATCAACTATTACTTCATATGCTTCGTTCTGGAGATATTGTTTACTTAGACTCTTTAGATCGTTTAGGGAGAAACTATTCTGGTGTAATTGAAGAATGGAAGTATATTACAAGAAAGATAAAAGCAGATATTATTGTTCTAGAAAATTCAGAATTATTTGATAGTAGAAAGTTTAAAACTATGGGGGACATTGGTCTTTTATTAGAAGATCAGTTTTTGAGCATGCTTTCTTATGTAGCAGATCAGGAACGAAAGAAGAGCAAACTGCGTCAAACTGAAGGGATTGAAATTGCAAAATCTGCTGGTACGGTCTTTGGTAGACCTAAATTGGCAATAACAGAAGAATTCAAAAGACAGTATTTTAGTTGGAAAAATGGGGAGCAAACAGCAACTGATACTATAAATAAACTAGAATTGTCCCCAAGCACATTTTATCGTCGAGTAAAAGAGTTCGAACAAGAAATGGCAGGTGACTAA